One Halarcobacter ebronensis genomic window carries:
- a CDS encoding ABC transporter permease, translated as MFYQLLALIRKEFLAIWSDKRSRLVIILPPMLQLVLFAFAVTLEVKNVSIGVLDRSNSYESQELIRALKYSDRFSQVLFLKGNKDLEEKMDSQKILVAVEISQEFSKNLKNGTGATIGLIGDGRRSNSSQIAIGYIQLIVEKTFSQNSQSIVLRNWYNPNLDNFWWILPNLVGSLTMIVALILTSLSVARERELGTFEQISVAPLSPMTLIIGKTIPPMVISIIEAILIYLSAITFFGVPFIGSFWILLVSIFAFVFSIVGFGLFISSISSTQQQGILGAFVLLVPSILMSGFATPVENMPHWLIPYTDFVALKYFLILIKGVYLKDITWDIAILQIVPMIILGVVTLTIATWFFKKKIN; from the coding sequence ATGTTTTATCAACTACTTGCATTAATTAGAAAAGAGTTTTTAGCTATTTGGAGTGATAAACGTTCACGACTTGTAATAATTCTTCCTCCAATGCTACAACTTGTTTTATTTGCATTTGCAGTTACATTGGAAGTAAAGAATGTCTCAATTGGAGTTTTAGATAGAAGCAACTCCTATGAAAGCCAAGAGTTAATAAGGGCTTTAAAATATAGTGATAGATTTTCTCAAGTTCTATTTTTAAAAGGGAACAAAGACTTAGAAGAGAAAATGGATTCACAGAAAATACTTGTGGCAGTTGAGATTTCACAAGAATTTTCAAAAAATCTAAAAAATGGTACTGGTGCAACAATTGGACTTATAGGAGATGGGAGAAGATCAAACAGCTCTCAAATTGCCATTGGATATATACAACTAATAGTAGAAAAAACCTTTTCACAAAACTCACAAAGTATAGTTTTAAGAAATTGGTATAATCCAAATCTTGACAACTTTTGGTGGATTTTGCCAAACTTAGTTGGAAGTTTAACTATGATTGTTGCCCTTATTTTAACCTCTTTGTCTGTTGCAAGGGAGAGAGAACTTGGAACATTTGAGCAAATTTCAGTTGCACCTTTAAGCCCAATGACACTAATAATAGGTAAAACAATACCTCCAATGGTAATAAGTATTATTGAAGCAATACTTATCTATTTGAGTGCTATAACTTTTTTTGGAGTACCTTTTATTGGCTCTTTTTGGATACTTCTTGTATCTATATTTGCTTTTGTTTTTTCAATTGTAGGGTTTGGGCTTTTTATCTCATCTATCTCTTCAACTCAACAACAAGGGATATTAGGAGCCTTTGTGCTTTTAGTTCCGTCAATACTTATGTCAGGATTTGCAACTCCAGTTGAAAATATGCCCCATTGGCTAATCCCTTACACGGATTTTGTGGCATTAAAATATTTTTTAATTCTTATAAAAGGGGTTTATCTAAAAGATATCACTTGGGATATTGCTATTTTACAGATTGTACCTATGATTATTTTGGGTGTTGTAACTTTAACTATTGCTACTTGGTTTTTTAAAAAGAAGATTAATTAA
- a CDS encoding ABC transporter permease — protein sequence MISSQRLKAIFIKESIQILRDPSALIIALILPLMLLFLMGYAISLDAKHTPIGIVVEKSSKHTQSLIKAFESSESFDIEIANDKRAFIKKLQEGKLRAMVVIPSTFDKDILQGKPTIQIIADGSEPNIAGYVNKYAQELWQNWLSYENISTTKLIDIQTRYWFNAPLSSTYFLLPGSIAVILTLIGTLLTALVVAREWERGTMEAVMSTPTTILELLLGKLLPYFILGMASLIICITITLLWFQIPYRGSYFLLFITSAIYLFPSLSLGLLISTLAKNQFVAAQMALIIGFLPAMILSGFIFQISSMPNWLQFITNFIPATYFTTILQTLFLAGDIYEIIIPNSLFMLLIGFGLFTIIFKITRKKLS from the coding sequence ATGATTAGTTCCCAAAGACTTAAAGCAATATTTATAAAAGAGAGTATTCAAATATTAAGGGATCCTAGTGCTTTGATTATTGCTCTAATATTGCCTTTAATGCTTCTATTTTTAATGGGTTATGCTATCTCTTTGGATGCAAAACATACTCCAATTGGAATAGTTGTTGAAAAAAGCTCAAAACATACTCAAAGTTTAATTAAAGCTTTTGAGAGTAGTGAGAGTTTTGATATAGAAATAGCAAATGATAAAAGAGCTTTTATAAAAAAACTTCAAGAAGGGAAACTAAGAGCAATGGTAGTTATTCCTTCAACCTTTGATAAAGATATTTTACAAGGGAAACCAACTATACAGATAATTGCAGATGGAAGTGAGCCAAATATTGCAGGATATGTAAATAAGTATGCCCAAGAGCTTTGGCAAAATTGGTTAAGTTATGAGAATATTTCAACAACAAAACTTATAGATATTCAAACTAGATATTGGTTTAATGCTCCACTATCAAGTACATATTTTTTACTTCCTGGTTCTATTGCAGTTATTTTAACTCTAATTGGAACACTTTTAACCGCACTTGTTGTTGCAAGGGAGTGGGAGAGAGGAACAATGGAAGCAGTTATGTCAACGCCAACAACCATTTTAGAACTTTTACTGGGAAAACTTCTTCCATATTTTATACTTGGAATGGCATCATTGATTATTTGTATTACAATCACCCTTCTTTGGTTTCAAATCCCATATAGAGGCTCATATTTTCTTTTATTTATTACTTCAGCCATATATCTTTTCCCCTCTTTAAGTTTGGGTTTACTTATCTCAACTTTGGCTAAAAATCAGTTTGTAGCAGCACAAATGGCACTTATTATTGGATTTTTACCAGCAATGATATTATCAGGGTTTATTTTCCAAATAAGTTCTATGCCAAATTGGTTACAGTTTATTACAAACTTTATTCCAGCAACCTATTTTACAACCATACTTCAAACACTATTTTTAGCTGGGGATATTTATGAAATTATAATTCCAAATAGTCTTTTTATGCTTCTAATTGGTTTTGGACTTTTTACTATTATTTTTAAAATTACAAGAAAGAAGTTAAGCTAA
- a CDS encoding ATP-binding cassette domain-containing protein has product MALVVAKNISKSFGKSKAISNLSLEINKGKITGLVGPDGAGKTTLIRLMTGLLDLDEGELEVLELKLPNEASKVQEQIGYMPQKFGLYEDLSVLENLKLYANLQSIEKSKQQSRIEELLEFINLKDFKSFLAKDLSGGMKQKLGLACALIKKPKLLLLDEPGVGVDPISRKELWAIVDKLISDGVGVVWSTAYLDEAAICDEVILLNEGEILFSGEPKNLSNTMEGKIFKVVGKIKDKRKTLRLALQNTHIKDGVILGDSIKLICDKKENLPKLEDLEANECKYEPMKPNFEDGFMNILKGEFNGESKLAKQMGELEKSDSKYLIEAENLTKSFGSFKATDSVNFQIEAGEIFGFLGPNGAGKSTTFKMLCGLLKPTSGTAQVLGMSLEKSSYKARKKIGYMSQKFSLYGDISVYENLKFFAGVYGLKGKKRSDKINNMIEIFELEKYKRTASKDLPLGYKQRLSLACAVMHDPVVLFLDEPTSGIDPQTRREFWNHIYAMVQKGMTIMVTTHFMDEAEYCDRIALIYKGKAIALDTPHNLISQIGEDATMEEAFIELIKREDND; this is encoded by the coding sequence ATGGCACTTGTTGTTGCAAAAAATATCTCAAAAAGCTTTGGAAAATCAAAAGCAATTTCAAATCTCTCTTTAGAGATAAATAAAGGTAAAATCACAGGACTTGTGGGTCCAGATGGAGCTGGAAAAACAACTTTGATTAGACTTATGACAGGGCTTTTGGATTTGGATGAAGGAGAGCTTGAAGTTCTTGAGCTAAAACTTCCCAATGAAGCCTCAAAGGTTCAAGAACAAATAGGATATATGCCTCAAAAATTTGGACTTTATGAGGATTTGTCAGTTTTAGAAAATCTAAAGCTCTACGCAAATTTACAATCAATAGAAAAATCAAAACAACAAAGCAGAATTGAAGAGCTTCTTGAGTTTATCAATCTTAAAGATTTTAAATCTTTTTTAGCAAAAGATTTATCGGGTGGTATGAAACAAAAACTAGGTCTTGCTTGTGCACTTATAAAAAAACCAAAACTGCTTTTGCTTGATGAACCAGGAGTTGGAGTTGACCCTATTTCAAGAAAAGAGTTATGGGCTATTGTTGATAAGCTAATAAGTGATGGAGTTGGTGTAGTTTGGAGTACAGCCTATTTGGATGAAGCTGCAATTTGTGATGAAGTAATTTTGCTAAATGAAGGGGAAATTCTTTTTAGTGGAGAGCCAAAAAATCTTAGCAATACTATGGAAGGTAAAATTTTTAAAGTTGTTGGAAAAATAAAAGACAAAAGAAAAACTCTAAGACTTGCTTTACAAAATACCCATATAAAAGATGGAGTGATTTTGGGAGATAGTATAAAACTTATTTGTGATAAAAAAGAAAATCTACCAAAACTTGAAGATTTGGAGGCAAATGAGTGCAAATATGAGCCAATGAAACCAAACTTTGAAGATGGTTTTATGAATATCCTAAAAGGAGAGTTCAATGGTGAATCAAAGTTGGCAAAACAGATGGGAGAGCTTGAAAAGAGTGACTCAAAATATCTGATTGAAGCAGAAAATCTAACAAAATCCTTTGGCTCTTTTAAAGCAACAGACAGTGTAAATTTTCAGATTGAAGCGGGAGAGATATTTGGATTTCTAGGTCCAAATGGAGCTGGGAAATCAACCACCTTTAAAATGCTTTGTGGTCTTTTAAAACCAACAAGTGGAACAGCACAAGTTCTTGGTATGAGTTTGGAAAAATCCTCTTATAAAGCAAGAAAAAAGATAGGTTATATGTCTCAAAAATTCTCTTTATATGGAGATATCTCTGTATATGAAAACCTAAAGTTTTTTGCTGGTGTTTATGGATTAAAGGGCAAAAAAAGAAGTGATAAAATCAACAATATGATAGAGATTTTTGAGCTTGAAAAGTATAAAAGAACTGCCTCAAAAGATCTGCCTTTGGGTTATAAACAGAGACTCTCTCTTGCTTGTGCAGTTATGCATGACCCAGTAGTTCTATTTTTGGATGAACCAACTTCAGGGATTGATCCGCAAACAAGACGAGAGTTTTGGAATCACATCTATGCAATGGTTCAAAAAGGGATGACTATTATGGTTACAACTCACTTTATGGATGAGGCTGAATATTGTGATAGAATAGCCCTTATTTACAAAGGAAAAGCCATAGCCTTAGATACTCCACATAATCTAATAAGCCAAATAGGAGAAGATGCCACAATGGAAGAGGCATTTATAGAGCTTATAAAAAGGGAAGATAATGATTAG
- the aspA gene encoding aspartate ammonia-lyase, with amino-acid sequence MEEKYRVEHDFLGEKRIEKDAYYGIQTLRASENFNITHTSIALFPNFIKSLAKVKKACALTNYELGDLSDMQKNAIIQACNEIIDGKFHDQFIVDPIQGGAGTSTNMNANEVIANRALEILGKPRSAYDIIHPNNHVNMSQSTNDVYPTAIKITLYELIYKLKDSLRELRDSFDRKAVEFKDVLKMGRTQLQDAVPMTLGQEFKTYAVMIDEDIYRLREAQALLKELNLGATAIGTGINTKPEYRRKVINNLRDVTGVDYESAGDLIEATQDTGAFVHISGILKRVAIKISKICNDLRLLSSGPRAGFNEINLPKMQPGSSIMPGKVNPVIPEVVNQVAFEVIGADSTISIACEGGQLQLNVFEPIVAYKLFTSINIMRRSFETLAQKCVNGITANEDVCMENILNSVTLVTCLNPIIGYEKSSAIAKEALATNKRVYDIILEQKLFTKEELDELLHPKNMVSNYKS; translated from the coding sequence ATGGAAGAAAAATATAGGGTAGAACACGATTTTTTAGGTGAAAAGAGGATTGAAAAAGATGCCTATTATGGTATTCAAACTTTAAGAGCAAGTGAAAATTTTAATATAACTCACACAAGTATAGCTCTATTCCCAAACTTTATTAAATCTTTGGCAAAAGTTAAAAAAGCTTGCGCACTTACAAATTATGAGTTAGGTGATTTAAGTGATATGCAAAAAAATGCAATTATCCAAGCTTGTAATGAGATAATAGATGGAAAATTTCATGATCAGTTTATTGTTGACCCAATTCAAGGGGGAGCAGGAACTTCAACAAATATGAATGCAAATGAAGTTATTGCAAACAGAGCTTTAGAGATTCTTGGAAAACCAAGAAGTGCTTATGATATTATCCATCCAAATAACCATGTAAATATGAGTCAATCAACAAATGATGTTTATCCAACTGCTATTAAAATAACTCTTTATGAGTTGATATATAAGTTGAAAGATTCTTTGCGAGAGTTAAGGGATAGTTTTGATAGAAAAGCAGTAGAGTTTAAAGATGTTCTAAAAATGGGAAGAACTCAACTTCAAGATGCTGTTCCTATGACTTTGGGGCAAGAGTTTAAAACCTATGCAGTTATGATAGATGAGGATATTTATAGATTAAGAGAGGCTCAAGCTTTATTAAAAGAGTTAAACCTTGGAGCAACTGCAATTGGTACAGGGATAAATACAAAACCTGAATATAGAAGAAAAGTAATTAACAATTTAAGAGATGTTACAGGAGTTGATTATGAGAGTGCAGGGGATTTAATAGAAGCAACACAAGATACAGGGGCTTTTGTTCATATCTCTGGAATTTTAAAAAGAGTAGCTATTAAAATCTCTAAAATTTGTAATGACCTAAGACTTTTAAGTAGTGGACCAAGAGCAGGTTTTAATGAGATAAACCTTCCAAAAATGCAACCAGGAAGTTCAATTATGCCAGGAAAAGTAAATCCAGTTATTCCTGAAGTTGTAAATCAAGTTGCCTTTGAGGTAATTGGAGCTGATTCAACTATCTCTATTGCTTGCGAAGGTGGACAACTTCAACTAAATGTATTTGAGCCAATAGTTGCCTATAAACTTTTTACTTCAATAAATATTATGAGAAGATCATTTGAGACTTTGGCACAAAAGTGTGTTAATGGAATTACAGCAAATGAAGATGTTTGTATGGAAAATATTTTAAACTCAGTTACCCTTGTAACTTGCCTAAATCCAATAATTGGATATGAAAAATCTTCTGCAATTGCAAAAGAGGCTTTGGCAACAAATAAAAGAGTATATGATATTATTTTGGAGCAAAAACTCTTTACAAAAGAGGAGCTAGATGAACTGCTTCATCCAAAAAACATGGTAAGCAATTATAAAAGCTAA
- a CDS encoding asparaginase domain-containing protein, whose translation MKVTIINTGGTFNKRYNPIKGQLEVPADNIALEKIIASCFNVDFEIKTVVSKDSLDMTDSDREEICEAVKNTKNENIIIIHGTDTVHLTSALIKEQKIEKKIVFTGAMVPMSIDEVEATMNFSQALGFLNADVKNGTYISMHGVVVDCSKLVKDRQKGQFLIKE comes from the coding sequence ATGAAAGTAACTATAATAAATACAGGTGGAACTTTTAATAAAAGATACAATCCAATAAAAGGGCAACTTGAAGTGCCAGCAGACAATATAGCTTTAGAAAAGATTATTGCCTCTTGTTTTAACGTGGATTTTGAGATTAAAACCGTTGTTTCTAAAGATAGTTTAGATATGACTGATAGTGATAGAGAAGAGATTTGTGAAGCTGTTAAAAATACAAAAAATGAAAATATTATAATTATACATGGAACAGATACTGTTCATTTAACAAGTGCTTTAATTAAAGAGCAAAAAATAGAGAAAAAGATAGTTTTCACAGGTGCCATGGTTCCAATGAGTATAGATGAAGTTGAAGCAACTATGAACTTTTCTCAAGCTTTGGGATTTTTAAATGCAGATGTTAAAAATGGAACATATATCTCAATGCATGGGGTTGTTGTTGATTGTTCTAAACTTGTAAAAGATAGACAAAAAGGACAATTTTTAATTAAAGAGTAA